A stretch of the Ptychodera flava strain L36383 chromosome 18, AS_Pfla_20210202, whole genome shotgun sequence genome encodes the following:
- the LOC139117853 gene encoding protein SPO16 homolog, translated as MSEVSSARWPVIVNSSLYDSDMARQLQREHKIRYSDNTIKHTCIFPLSSIAFIIVPVNEATTVWPLKSPWKLDPALIERIERFVSVHCNGYLIVTASLFGQHEMTVFSSLQDRFLKTKLRLLPAHNASDCVQCMLTIAKATCKPASAIIKERMNVALANQLSEVAVIHILSMLGLNQHDILFQSSQKLSLHQVPSL; from the exons ATGTCTGAAGTGTCTAGTGCAAGATGGCCTGTCATCGTTAATAGTTCACTCTACGACAGTGATATGGCAAGGCAGCTACAACGAGAACATAAAATTAGGT ATTCAGATAATACCATAAAGCATACATGCATCTTTCCACTGTCATCGATAGCATTCATTATTGTACCAGTAAATGAAGCTACAACTGTATGGCCTCTGAAATCTCCATGGAAGCTGGATCCAGCTCTCATTGAAAG aATTGAAAGATTTGTTAGTGTTCATTGCAATGGATATTTGATTGTTACTGCAAGTCTGTTTGGGCAGCATGAGATGACAGTTTTTTCTTCCTTACAAGATAG ATTTCTAAAAACAAAGTTGAGGTTATTACCAGCACACAATGCGAGTGACTGTGTCCAGTGTATGCTGACTATTGCAAAG GCAACTTGCAAACCTGCCTCAGCTATCATAAAGGAACGAATGAATGTAGCACTTGCCAATCAGCTTTCAGAAGTTGCAGTCATTCACATCTTGAGTATGCTTGGATTGAATCAACATGATATCCTTTTCCAATCAAGTCAAAAACTCAGTCTGCACCAAGTTCCTAGTTTGTAA